A genome region from Methanofollis sp. UBA420 includes the following:
- a CDS encoding LSM domain-containing protein: MTKRPLEILDQVLNGQPVIISLKGGREIRGVLQGYDVHLNLVLDRAEEEIEGKVEKRGTLIVRGDNVIYISPSVE, from the coding sequence ATGACAAAAAGACCACTAGAGATTCTGGATCAGGTGCTCAACGGCCAGCCTGTTATCATTTCTCTGAAAGGCGGGCGTGAGATCCGCGGAGTCCTGCAGGGTTACGACGTCCATTTAAACCTCGTCCTCGATCGGGCCGAAGAAGAGATCGAAGGCAAGGTGGAGAAACGCGGTACGTTGATCGTACGCGGGGACAATGTGATCTATATATCTCCCTCTGTTGAATAA
- a CDS encoding RNA-binding protein has product MEEIKVKKRHTIKKSEIARIRNALKDEIGDEETLFTSKSIEVVETTSAFSIYLVEKKPAFMAFEDWIFPTVRGAIEHPFAARRITIDSGAVPYVMNGADIMRPGIVAATPDIKKDRPCIIAEERYGKPLAVGVALYDGTDLLALEKGKAVRTVHRVGDLIWNLEL; this is encoded by the coding sequence ATGGAAGAGATAAAGGTCAAAAAAAGGCACACGATCAAAAAGTCGGAGATCGCGCGCATCAGAAACGCCCTGAAAGATGAAATCGGAGACGAAGAGACACTTTTCACATCAAAGAGTATCGAGGTCGTAGAAACGACGTCAGCCTTCAGCATCTATCTGGTGGAGAAAAAACCCGCTTTCATGGCCTTCGAGGACTGGATCTTCCCGACGGTGCGTGGGGCGATCGAACACCCCTTCGCCGCCCGGAGGATCACGATCGATTCCGGGGCCGTGCCGTACGTGATGAACGGTGCCGATATCATGCGCCCCGGCATCGTCGCCGCCACGCCGGACATCAAGAAGGACCGCCCGTGCATCATTGCCGAGGAGAGGTACGGCAAGCCCCTCGCGGTGGGCGTCGCCCTGTACGATGGGACGGACCTCCTTGCACTGGAGAAGGGAAAGGCCGTCAGGACAGTCCACCGCGTCGGAGACCTGATCTGGAACCTGGAACTCTGA
- a CDS encoding ZPR1 zinc finger domain-containing protein, with protein MRNVLHAPCPICKQEIEYIYQTEEIPYFSEILIESAVCPCGWRMADTFILRNGQPERSEIRISGEDDLSVRVVRSSAGTIEVPELGITVNPGPASEGFITNVEGVLDRIEDALDIALKTADSEERDRAISIKAQIEAVKRGEESITLVIDDPSGNSAIIRNPKDADADQEEEQAGQTSP; from the coding sequence GTGCGGAACGTCCTGCATGCGCCCTGTCCGATCTGTAAACAGGAGATCGAGTATATCTACCAGACGGAAGAAATCCCATATTTTTCGGAGATCCTCATCGAGAGCGCGGTCTGTCCCTGCGGTTGGCGGATGGCCGACACGTTCATCCTCCGGAACGGCCAGCCTGAAAGAAGCGAGATACGGATCTCGGGCGAGGACGATCTCTCGGTACGGGTGGTGCGCAGTTCCGCCGGCACGATCGAAGTACCCGAACTCGGGATCACGGTGAATCCCGGGCCGGCGTCGGAGGGGTTCATAACCAATGTAGAGGGGGTGCTCGACCGGATCGAGGACGCTCTCGATATCGCCCTGAAGACGGCCGACAGCGAGGAAAGGGATCGGGCTATCTCCATCAAGGCGCAGATCGAGGCGGTCAAGCGCGGCGAGGAGAGCATCACCCTGGTCATCGACGACCCCTCGGGCAACTCCGCAATCATCAGAAACCCGAAGGACGCTGATGCCGACCAAGAAGAAGAACAGGCAGGGCAGACCTCGCCCTGA
- a CDS encoding cell division protein SepF yields MGKFLDSIMGKSAPAHQDDYMELDLASYEGTASDEPASMLVKVAQIADIKDTPRVKDEVYNGNVVIVDISRLKLDKIMYERVLKDLREVANDVNGDIIGLGDQQYVIITPMSVKISRERIGGA; encoded by the coding sequence ATGGGTAAATTTCTCGATTCCATCATGGGCAAGAGCGCTCCTGCACATCAGGACGACTATATGGAACTGGATCTGGCATCGTACGAGGGTACGGCCAGTGACGAGCCCGCATCGATGCTTGTGAAAGTCGCCCAGATCGCCGATATCAAGGACACCCCCCGCGTGAAGGACGAGGTTTACAATGGCAATGTTGTCATCGTCGACATCTCCCGGCTGAAGCTTGACAAGATCATGTACGAGCGGGTCTTAAAAGACCTCAGGGAGGTTGCCAATGACGTCAACGGCGACATCATCGGCCTTGGCGACCAGCAGTACGTCATCATTACCCCCATGTCGGTAAAGATCTCCCGCGAGAGGATCGGAGGAGCGTAG